A region from the Flavobacteriales bacterium genome encodes:
- a CDS encoding efflux RND transporter periplasmic adaptor subunit: MIYLRSTPFPYASLLLLAALATGCSVHHDEEHESHEHGRYPATSPLLADTVVARDYVCQIHSVQHIELRALEKGYLQDMLVDEGEEVKEGQLMFRIRPVLYQAEVQRAQAEAEFAEIEYRNTKSLADSNVVSPNELALAKARLDKAKAELNMAQAHLGFTEITAPFDGIVGRFHVRKGSLLDEGELLTELSDNSAMWVYFNVPEAEYLAYKKNALADNGTKVMLMMANGEFFDQPGEITAIESDFNNTTGNIAFRATFPNPKGLLRHGGTGNILMDSHLKGVLLVPQKATFEVLDHRYVFVIDKGGVLHTARIEVGPELQHLFVVNAGLKKEDRILLEGLRKVKDADKVDVEFIAPDSVVKHLDLYAE; the protein is encoded by the coding sequence ATGATCTACCTCCGTTCAACCCCATTCCCCTATGCGTCGTTGCTCCTCTTGGCTGCCTTGGCCACCGGCTGCAGCGTGCACCACGACGAGGAGCACGAAAGCCACGAGCACGGCCGCTATCCCGCGACCAGTCCGCTTCTGGCCGACACCGTGGTGGCCCGTGACTACGTGTGCCAGATCCACTCCGTGCAACACATTGAACTGCGCGCCTTGGAGAAGGGCTACCTCCAGGACATGCTGGTGGACGAAGGCGAGGAGGTGAAGGAAGGTCAGCTCATGTTCCGCATCCGGCCTGTGCTCTACCAGGCCGAAGTACAGCGGGCTCAAGCCGAAGCCGAGTTCGCGGAGATCGAATACCGGAACACCAAGAGCCTCGCCGATAGCAATGTGGTTTCGCCCAATGAGCTGGCACTGGCCAAGGCGCGGTTGGACAAGGCCAAAGCCGAACTGAACATGGCCCAAGCCCATTTGGGTTTCACGGAGATCACTGCTCCGTTCGATGGCATCGTGGGCCGCTTCCATGTGCGGAAGGGAAGCTTGCTCGATGAGGGTGAACTGCTGACGGAACTGTCGGACAACAGTGCAATGTGGGTGTACTTCAACGTGCCCGAAGCCGAATACCTGGCCTACAAGAAGAATGCGCTGGCCGACAACGGCACCAAGGTGATGTTGATGATGGCCAATGGCGAGTTCTTCGATCAGCCCGGCGAGATCACCGCCATCGAGAGCGACTTCAACAACACCACCGGCAACATCGCCTTCCGCGCGACATTCCCCAATCCGAAGGGCCTCCTGCGCCACGGCGGAACGGGCAACATCCTCATGGATTCGCACCTGAAGGGCGTGCTGCTGGTCCCGCAGAAAGCCACCTTCGAGGTGCTCGACCACCGCTACGTGTTCGTGATCGACAAGGGGGGCGTGCTGCACACGGCACGCATCGAGGTAGGCCCCGAACTGCAGCACCTATTCGTGGTGAACGCGGGCCTGAAGAAGGAGGACCGCATCCTGCTGGAAGGCCTGCGCAAAGTGAAGGACGCCGACAAGGTCGACGTGGAGTTCATCGCGCCGGACTCCGTGGTGAAGCACTTGGACCTGTACGCTGAATGA
- a CDS encoding efflux RND transporter permease subunit: protein MFRNFIQRPVLAIVISVLILFVGGLAMKQLPTAQFPEIAPTTVNIFIAYPGASADVLTKSTIIQLETAINGVQDMRYIASDATSAGEGTIRVIFEPGTDPNEAVVRVKTRVDQVMPNLPLLVQREGVIITPVQPSMLMYVNLYGNGEDADELFLYNYAFTQLIPEIQRIPGVAQAQILGSRKYAMRVWMKPDRMRAYNISAEEVMKAMEEQSLIARPGRLGQSSGINAQALEYVLIYQGQFNEPEQYRNIIIRANEEGEMIKLRDIADVELGSEFFDIYSNLDGKPSASIVLKQTLGSNASEVIAQVKEKLKEQAAFMPPGIDYKVSYDVSTFLDASIEQVLHTLLEAFLLVALVVFIFLGDWRSTLIPIIAVPVSLIGAFFVMQVFDLSINLITLFALVLAIGIVVDNAIVVVEAVHAKMEGNHALTPYAAVKEVMGEIGGAIIAITLVMVSVFIPVSFMTGPVGVFYRQFSITMAGSIIISGLVALTLTPVLCAMLLKAHGTRKRTFLDKGIDAFNRWFEGLTGRYVAVLNRIVVLRVLTFGALIGFCFAIYLTNQVLPAGFIPSEDQGTIYAIVQTPPGSTLETTNEVARDLQKICEEIPEVESVSSLAGYEIMTEGRGSNAGTCLIDLKPWDERDKNVNEVMEELEEKTKDLGAVIEFFEPPAVPGFGSSAGFSLRMLDKTNGTDYHEFERINNEFMEALAKRKELTGLFTFYAANFPQYEMIIDNDLAMQKGVSIGKAVENLNILIGSTYEQGFIRFGRFFKVYAQAAPEYRRYPTDLTGLFVKNEEGEMVPYSSFMHFEKRLGPNEITRYNLYNSATIRGLSVEGYTSGDAIKAIQEVAKKTLPRGYDIAWEGLSYDEARRGNEAIYIFLVVLIFVYLVLAAQYESFVLPLVVILSLPVGVLGSLLLLKAMGLANDVYAQIGIIMLIGLLGKNAVLIVEFAVQKQRAGASVLEATIEGSKARFRPILMTSFAFVAGLIPLVLASGAGAIGNRTIGSSSLGGMLVGTVLGVLVIPGLYYVFANMIKGRKLISDERDEPVSEEFVRHAEEDTASKEVIRSLSVRLREALKRKKD, encoded by the coding sequence ATGTTCAGGAATTTCATCCAGCGGCCGGTACTGGCCATCGTCATCTCCGTGCTGATCCTCTTCGTTGGGGGGTTGGCCATGAAGCAACTGCCCACGGCGCAGTTCCCGGAGATCGCGCCCACCACGGTGAACATCTTCATCGCGTACCCCGGCGCCAGCGCCGACGTGCTCACCAAGAGCACCATCATCCAGCTCGAAACGGCGATCAACGGCGTGCAGGACATGCGCTACATCGCCAGCGATGCTACCAGTGCGGGCGAGGGCACCATCCGCGTGATCTTCGAGCCAGGCACCGATCCCAACGAAGCCGTGGTGCGCGTGAAGACGCGCGTGGACCAGGTGATGCCCAACCTGCCGCTGCTCGTGCAGCGCGAGGGTGTGATCATCACGCCGGTGCAGCCCAGCATGCTCATGTACGTGAACCTATACGGCAACGGCGAGGACGCGGACGAGCTCTTCCTGTACAACTACGCCTTCACGCAATTGATCCCGGAGATCCAGCGGATCCCCGGCGTGGCGCAGGCGCAGATCCTTGGCAGCCGCAAGTACGCCATGCGCGTGTGGATGAAGCCGGACCGCATGCGCGCCTACAACATCTCCGCCGAGGAGGTGATGAAGGCCATGGAGGAACAGAGCCTCATCGCACGGCCGGGCCGCTTGGGCCAGAGTTCCGGCATCAATGCGCAAGCACTCGAGTACGTGCTCATCTACCAAGGCCAGTTCAACGAGCCCGAGCAATACAGGAACATCATCATCCGTGCGAACGAGGAGGGGGAGATGATCAAGTTGCGCGACATCGCCGACGTGGAACTGGGCAGCGAGTTCTTCGACATCTATTCCAACCTCGATGGCAAACCCTCGGCTTCCATCGTACTGAAACAAACCCTGGGCAGCAATGCCAGCGAGGTGATCGCCCAGGTGAAGGAGAAGCTGAAGGAGCAGGCCGCCTTCATGCCGCCGGGTATCGATTACAAGGTAAGCTACGATGTGAGCACCTTTCTTGATGCGTCCATCGAACAAGTGCTGCACACCCTGTTGGAGGCCTTCCTCCTGGTCGCCTTGGTGGTGTTCATCTTCCTCGGTGACTGGCGCTCCACGCTGATCCCGATCATCGCGGTTCCGGTGTCGTTGATCGGTGCCTTCTTCGTGATGCAGGTGTTCGACCTGTCGATCAACCTGATCACGCTGTTCGCCTTGGTGCTCGCCATCGGCATCGTGGTGGACAACGCGATCGTCGTGGTGGAGGCCGTGCACGCCAAGATGGAGGGCAACCACGCCCTCACGCCATACGCTGCGGTGAAGGAGGTGATGGGCGAGATCGGTGGTGCCATCATCGCCATCACGCTGGTAATGGTCTCCGTGTTCATCCCCGTCTCGTTCATGACCGGTCCGGTCGGTGTGTTCTACCGTCAGTTCTCCATCACGATGGCGGGCTCCATCATCATTTCGGGCCTGGTGGCGCTCACCCTTACGCCAGTGCTCTGTGCGATGCTCTTGAAGGCCCATGGGACGCGCAAGAGGACGTTTCTCGACAAGGGCATCGACGCCTTCAACCGCTGGTTCGAGGGCTTGACCGGTCGGTATGTGGCCGTGCTGAACAGGATCGTCGTTCTGCGCGTGCTCACGTTCGGTGCGCTCATCGGTTTCTGCTTCGCGATCTACCTCACCAACCAGGTGCTGCCGGCCGGCTTCATCCCCAGCGAGGACCAAGGCACCATCTACGCCATCGTGCAAACGCCGCCCGGTTCCACGCTGGAGACCACCAACGAGGTAGCGCGCGACCTGCAGAAGATCTGCGAGGAGATCCCCGAAGTGGAATCGGTGTCGTCGCTGGCGGGTTATGAGATCATGACCGAGGGCCGCGGCTCGAACGCCGGGACGTGTCTCATCGACCTGAAGCCCTGGGACGAACGCGACAAGAATGTGAACGAGGTGATGGAGGAGCTCGAGGAGAAGACGAAGGACCTCGGTGCGGTCATCGAGTTCTTCGAACCACCGGCCGTACCGGGCTTCGGTTCATCGGCCGGCTTCTCGCTGCGCATGCTGGACAAGACGAACGGCACGGACTACCACGAGTTCGAACGCATCAACAACGAGTTCATGGAAGCGCTGGCCAAGCGCAAGGAACTCACCGGCCTGTTCACCTTCTATGCGGCCAACTTCCCGCAGTACGAGATGATCATCGACAACGACCTGGCCATGCAGAAAGGCGTGAGCATCGGTAAGGCCGTCGAGAACCTGAACATCCTCATCGGCAGCACCTATGAGCAGGGCTTCATCCGCTTCGGCCGTTTCTTCAAGGTGTATGCGCAGGCCGCGCCGGAGTATCGCCGGTATCCGACCGATCTCACTGGCCTGTTCGTGAAGAACGAGGAAGGTGAGATGGTGCCCTACTCCTCCTTCATGCACTTCGAGAAGCGCTTGGGCCCGAACGAGATCACGCGCTACAACCTCTACAATTCCGCGACCATCCGAGGGCTTTCGGTAGAGGGCTACACCAGCGGCGATGCGATCAAGGCGATCCAGGAGGTGGCCAAGAAAACGCTGCCGCGCGGCTACGATATCGCGTGGGAAGGGCTCTCGTACGACGAAGCACGTCGCGGCAACGAAGCCATCTACATCTTCCTGGTCGTGCTCATTTTCGTGTACCTGGTACTCGCCGCCCAGTATGAGAGCTTCGTTCTACCGCTGGTGGTGATCCTCTCCCTTCCGGTCGGTGTGCTCGGCTCCTTGCTACTGCTCAAAGCGATGGGCCTGGCGAACGACGTGTACGCGCAGATCGGCATCATCATGCTCATCGGTCTGCTGGGCAAGAACGCGGTGCTGATAGTCGAGTTCGCCGTGCAGAAGCAGCGCGCGGGAGCCTCCGTGCTCGAAGCTACGATCGAGGGTTCGAAGGCACGGTTCCGCCCCATCCTCATGACTTCTTTCGCCTTCGTGGCAGGCCTGATCCCATTGGTCCTGGCTTCGGGTGCTGGTGCGATCGGCAATCGGACGATCGGTTCGTCATCCCTCGGCGGCATGCTCGTGGGCACGGTGCTCGGTGTGCTTGTGATCCCAGGCCTGTACTACGTCTTTGCCAACATGATCAAGGGGCGCAAGCTCATCAGCGACGAGCGCGATGAACCGGTCTCGGAGGAATTCGTGCGGCACGCCGAAGAGGACACTGCCTCCAAAGAGGTCATCCGGTCGCTCTCCGTGCGCTTGCGCGAGGCCTTGAAACGCAAGAAGGACTGA
- a CDS encoding DUF5615 family PIN-like protein, which produces MKFLIDHNLSPILVHHLKDHYPGSVHTSTLGFDRTPDHDLWRYAKDNGFSILTKDTDFEQLSLLHGAPPKVIWLRIGNAPTKVVRELIDAHRDDIQAFLQDEERSFMALGPG; this is translated from the coding sequence GTGAAGTTCCTGATCGATCACAACCTCTCTCCTATTCTGGTCCATCACCTGAAGGACCATTATCCTGGCTCAGTTCATACCTCAACACTTGGCTTTGATCGTACGCCTGACCATGACCTGTGGCGGTACGCAAAGGATAACGGCTTCAGCATTCTTACCAAAGACACCGACTTCGAGCAGCTCAGTTTGTTGCACGGGGCACCCCCGAAGGTGATCTGGTTGCGCATCGGTAATGCACCGACCAAAGTGGTCCGCGAGCTGATCGATGCACATCGTGATGACATACAAGCCTTTCTGCAAGATGAGGAGCGCTCGTTCATGGCTCTCGGGCCTGGTTGA
- a CDS encoding NAD(P)-dependent alcohol dehydrogenase, protein MVSAWFARPPSAHHESHHCARFGPPENLELRDVPVPKPSGRHVLVRVHATTVNDYDWSMVRGRPYIYRLFFGLFRPWQTVPGMELSGVVAALGTKATKWRVGDLVYGDTSNGGLGTFAELVAVPEDELRRIPAGLPFTTAAAIPHALELAYQAIVGVGQLTNGERVLVNGAGGGVGTFALQLAKHKGCTVWGVDKGEKLEAMTALGFDHVIDYKQQDFTRLGERFDLVVDTKTKRGPRSIARALSPRGRYVTVGGDPGRLIVVLFARVLGRKNFHIVALKSNKNLDALAPLLSNGTLKPVVDGPYPLSEAPRLVRYFGEGKHTGKVVMTVQ, encoded by the coding sequence TTGGTATCGGCTTGGTTCGCGCGACCTCCATCGGCACACCATGAAAGCCATCATTGCGCCCGGTTCGGCCCGCCGGAGAACCTGGAACTCCGGGATGTGCCCGTACCCAAGCCCAGCGGTCGCCATGTGCTGGTGCGTGTGCACGCCACCACGGTGAACGACTACGACTGGAGCATGGTACGCGGTCGGCCTTACATCTACCGGCTCTTCTTCGGGTTGTTCCGGCCGTGGCAGACCGTTCCGGGCATGGAACTGTCGGGCGTGGTGGCGGCCTTGGGGACCAAAGCCACCAAGTGGCGCGTTGGTGACCTGGTCTATGGGGATACCTCGAACGGAGGTTTGGGCACCTTCGCCGAACTGGTGGCCGTGCCTGAGGATGAATTGCGGCGCATACCTGCTGGACTTCCTTTCACAACGGCTGCGGCCATACCGCATGCGTTGGAATTGGCTTACCAGGCAATTGTGGGCGTCGGCCAGCTGACCAATGGAGAACGTGTCCTGGTCAATGGTGCCGGTGGCGGAGTAGGCACCTTCGCTTTGCAATTGGCCAAGCACAAGGGCTGCACGGTGTGGGGCGTGGACAAGGGTGAAAAACTGGAAGCGATGACCGCCCTCGGTTTCGATCACGTCATCGACTACAAGCAACAGGACTTCACGCGCCTCGGGGAACGCTTCGACCTGGTGGTGGACACGAAGACGAAACGTGGACCGCGCAGCATCGCACGCGCGCTTTCACCTCGAGGCCGCTACGTTACCGTAGGTGGAGATCCCGGCCGATTGATCGTGGTGTTGTTCGCACGGGTGCTCGGTCGGAAGAACTTCCACATCGTCGCGCTGAAGTCGAACAAGAACCTAGATGCCCTGGCACCGCTCCTGAGCAACGGCACATTGAAACCCGTGGTGGACGGCCCTTACCCGCTGAGCGAAGCCCCACGGCTGGTGCGCTACTTCGGCGAAGGGAAGCACACGGGCAAGGTGGTGATGACGGTGCAGTGA
- a CDS encoding DUF433 domain-containing protein, producing the protein MDYLKIITVDPAIRSGKPCIRGMRITVGDVLEYLGGGMTTQEILNDFPYLTEEDIRACLAYAGDRERRLHTIPPAA; encoded by the coding sequence ATGGACTACTTGAAGATCATTACGGTGGACCCCGCTATCCGCAGTGGGAAACCATGCATCAGGGGCATGCGCATCACGGTGGGCGATGTCTTGGAGTACCTCGGCGGGGGCATGACCACCCAAGAGATCCTTAACGATTTCCCTTACCTCACCGAAGAGGATATTCGCGCGTGCCTAGCCTACGCCGGTGACCGCGAACGCCGTTTGCACACCATTCCGCCTGCGGCGTGA
- a CDS encoding sulfatase-like hydrolase/transferase, whose amino-acid sequence MSRSILFLIAFWVARHGAAQQPNVLLIIADDLGLDPVPGYMAGPVKAAMPNLGALMAQGLTFDNVWVNPLCSPTRSTILTGRYGFRTGVLNPGDLSLLPSNEVTLHQYLTNNGSGYASCIIGKWHLGGLQPDATYPNTMGVPHFAGVLTGAVSNYNMWPLTIDGTTTPSTDYITTALTDRAIDWIDQQTTPWLCWLAYTAPHTPLHRPPLFMHEQGPLPTDPDSIAANPLPYYLAMVESVDYELGRLLGSLTPAELANTLVIFIGDNGTDMDVIQSPYTPGHAKGTLFEGGVRAPLVMAGPGITRAAEREGALVNSTDLFATIVEVTGAVLPVYEDSRSLLPMFTQSGISVRSCLRADVSQGAVSGYAVRDERWKLIDQDNGSQLFFDLLNDPWESTNLLSGGLSIDEQLAYDALAADCASPLLIDGPGQQGLFVVHPNPAQDMVSVQAPLPLPITVRVCDALGRSLFSRSITNELDLRALAPGLYFLDLVQADRRTMVRLVKE is encoded by the coding sequence ATGTCCAGGTCCATCCTGTTCTTGATCGCGTTCTGGGTCGCCCGTCATGGAGCGGCGCAGCAACCCAATGTCCTGCTCATCATCGCCGATGACCTTGGGCTTGATCCTGTTCCGGGGTACATGGCCGGACCGGTTAAGGCCGCCATGCCCAACCTGGGGGCCCTCATGGCCCAAGGGCTCACGTTCGACAACGTTTGGGTGAACCCCTTGTGCTCTCCCACGCGCAGCACGATCCTTACGGGCCGCTACGGGTTCCGCACGGGCGTGCTCAATCCCGGCGATCTGTCTCTGCTGCCATCGAACGAAGTCACGCTCCACCAGTACCTCACCAACAACGGCAGCGGTTATGCCTCGTGCATCATCGGCAAATGGCATTTGGGCGGCCTTCAGCCCGATGCCACTTATCCCAACACCATGGGCGTCCCGCACTTTGCCGGGGTCCTCACCGGGGCGGTGAGCAACTACAACATGTGGCCGCTCACCATCGATGGCACCACAACCCCTTCCACCGACTATATCACCACAGCCCTCACCGATCGTGCCATTGACTGGATCGATCAGCAAACCACCCCCTGGTTGTGCTGGCTGGCCTACACCGCACCGCACACCCCGCTGCACCGGCCACCGCTCTTCATGCATGAACAAGGGCCACTGCCTACCGACCCGGACAGCATCGCAGCGAACCCCCTGCCGTACTACCTGGCCATGGTGGAAAGCGTGGACTACGAGCTGGGGAGGCTCCTGGGATCGCTTACCCCGGCAGAACTCGCCAACACACTGGTCATCTTCATCGGCGACAACGGCACCGATATGGACGTGATCCAATCACCGTACACGCCCGGTCACGCCAAAGGCACGTTGTTCGAAGGGGGCGTTCGGGCACCGTTGGTCATGGCAGGGCCGGGGATCACACGAGCCGCTGAGCGTGAAGGCGCCCTTGTGAACAGCACCGATCTGTTCGCAACGATCGTTGAAGTGACGGGTGCCGTGTTACCGGTCTACGAGGACAGCCGAAGCCTTCTACCGATGTTCACACAATCAGGTATTTCCGTGCGCTCTTGCTTGCGCGCCGATGTGTCGCAGGGTGCAGTGAGCGGTTATGCCGTCCGCGATGAACGCTGGAAGCTCATCGACCAGGACAACGGCTCGCAGCTCTTCTTCGATCTGCTGAACGATCCGTGGGAAAGCACCAACCTCTTGAGCGGTGGTCTCTCCATCGATGAACAGCTGGCCTACGACGCGCTCGCCGCTGATTGTGCTTCACCGCTGCTCATTGACGGACCTGGTCAGCAAGGCTTGTTCGTTGTTCATCCCAACCCGGCGCAGGATATGGTGTCCGTTCAGGCGCCACTACCGCTGCCCATCACCGTGCGGGTGTGTGACGCGCTTGGAAGGTCTCTGTTCTCCCGATCCATCACGAATGAGCTGGATCTGCGAGCCTTGGCGCCGGGCCTTTACTTCTTGGATCTGGTGCAAGCTGACCGGAGAACCATGGTAAGGCTGGTGAAGGAGTGA
- the yaaA gene encoding peroxide stress protein YaaA produces MIVLLSPAKDLAQETPVLASATQPVLLKHAVPLVEKLKTLSAKKLSGLMDLSAKLGELNRQRYADWKPPFTLKNARPAAFTFNGEVYRGLDARSLTSADLDFAQHHLRILSGLYGVLRPLDLMQDYRLMMGTPFGVGKAKDLYAYWGVLVTDALNADLKATKSTVVLNCASSEYASVVDTEQLNARIITPVFKDKTPSGYKVVMVFAKQQRGAMARYIIQHRIMGHERVKAYDGDGYRFAPDESTEDEWVFLRAERPPLVPKKLAGGRIR; encoded by the coding sequence ATGATAGTACTGCTCTCTCCTGCAAAGGACCTCGCCCAAGAAACGCCTGTTCTCGCTAGCGCAACGCAGCCGGTGCTGCTCAAGCATGCCGTGCCATTGGTGGAGAAACTGAAGACCCTCAGCGCTAAGAAGCTCTCGGGCCTTATGGACCTCAGCGCGAAGCTGGGCGAACTCAACCGCCAACGCTACGCCGACTGGAAGCCGCCCTTCACGCTGAAGAACGCGCGCCCGGCTGCGTTCACCTTCAACGGTGAAGTGTACCGTGGCCTCGATGCCCGTTCCCTGACTTCCGCCGACCTGGACTTCGCACAGCACCACCTGCGCATCCTCAGCGGGCTGTACGGCGTGCTGCGTCCGTTGGACCTTATGCAGGACTACCGCTTGATGATGGGCACACCCTTCGGTGTGGGCAAGGCCAAGGATCTTTATGCCTATTGGGGCGTGCTTGTTACCGACGCGCTGAACGCGGACCTGAAGGCGACCAAGAGCACGGTGGTCCTCAACTGTGCGTCCAGCGAATACGCAAGCGTGGTGGACACCGAGCAACTGAACGCACGCATCATCACACCGGTGTTCAAGGACAAGACGCCGAGCGGTTACAAAGTGGTGATGGTCTTCGCCAAGCAGCAGCGCGGGGCCATGGCGCGCTATATCATCCAGCACCGCATCATGGGTCACGAGCGTGTGAAGGCGTACGACGGTGACGGCTACCGCTTCGCGCCCGATGAAAGCACCGAGGACGAATGGGTGTTCCTACGGGCTGAACGGCCGCCACTGGTGCCGAAGAAGTTGGCCGGGGGAAGGATACGGTAG
- a CDS encoding efflux transporter outer membrane subunit yields the protein MSRTINFLGTACVLALLGLSSCVPALKVREVRKDTPASYASNSDTTNAANTPWRAFFIDPHLRMLIDSALANNQELNIMLQEIAVAQSEVRARKGEYLPFVEAGAAAEVDKVGEFTRNGAVEHNLDIKEETRFPEPLPNYIVAARASWEIDIWKKLRNAKKAAMMRYLGTVEGRNFMITHLVAEIANSYYELMALDNQLEILRNNIAIQQDALEIVKLEKQAAKVTELAVRRFEAEVLKNCSNLFDIQQRITETENRINFLVGRYPQAVTRGSASFASLVLDSISAGVPSQLLSYRPDIRQAELELAAAKLDVKAAKANFYPSVRLTAGIGLNAFDAALLTETPASLIYSVAGDLVAPLVNRNAIKATYIGANAHQMQAVYQYEQTVLNAYVEVVNQLSNIENLRNSYDLRKQQVDALSSSINLSTNLFRSARADYMEVLLTQRDALESKFELVETQKQRMTAVVGMYHALGGGWR from the coding sequence ATGAGCCGAACGATCAATTTCCTCGGAACCGCCTGCGTGCTGGCCCTGCTCGGGCTCTCTTCCTGTGTTCCGGCACTGAAGGTGCGCGAAGTCCGGAAGGACACGCCCGCGTCCTACGCCAGCAATTCGGACACGACGAATGCCGCGAACACGCCATGGCGCGCATTCTTCATCGACCCCCACCTCCGCATGCTCATCGATAGCGCCCTGGCCAACAACCAGGAGCTTAACATCATGCTGCAGGAGATCGCCGTGGCGCAGAGCGAGGTGCGCGCACGCAAAGGAGAATACCTGCCCTTCGTGGAAGCGGGTGCCGCAGCGGAGGTTGACAAGGTGGGCGAATTCACGCGTAACGGGGCCGTGGAGCACAACCTTGACATCAAGGAGGAGACCAGGTTCCCTGAGCCGCTGCCGAACTATATCGTGGCCGCACGCGCATCGTGGGAGATCGACATCTGGAAGAAGCTGCGAAACGCGAAGAAGGCGGCGATGATGCGCTACCTGGGCACCGTGGAGGGCCGGAACTTCATGATCACTCACCTGGTCGCGGAGATCGCCAACAGCTACTACGAGTTGATGGCGTTGGACAACCAGCTGGAGATCCTGCGCAACAACATCGCCATCCAGCAGGACGCGTTGGAGATCGTGAAGCTGGAAAAGCAGGCAGCGAAAGTCACGGAACTGGCCGTGCGGCGATTCGAGGCTGAAGTGCTCAAGAACTGCAGCAACCTGTTCGATATCCAGCAGCGCATCACGGAGACGGAGAACCGCATCAACTTCCTGGTGGGCCGCTACCCGCAGGCAGTGACGCGCGGTTCCGCATCGTTCGCCAGCCTCGTGCTGGACAGCATCTCCGCGGGCGTTCCATCACAGCTGCTCTCCTATCGCCCGGACATCCGCCAGGCGGAGCTCGAGCTCGCTGCTGCCAAGCTGGATGTGAAGGCCGCAAAGGCGAACTTCTATCCTTCCGTGCGGCTCACCGCGGGCATCGGCCTCAATGCGTTCGATGCTGCGTTGCTGACGGAAACGCCTGCATCGCTCATCTACAGCGTAGCTGGGGATCTGGTTGCACCGCTGGTGAACAGGAACGCGATCAAAGCAACCTACATCGGCGCCAATGCGCATCAAATGCAGGCGGTGTACCAGTACGAGCAGACCGTTCTCAACGCCTACGTGGAAGTGGTGAACCAGCTCTCGAACATCGAGAACCTGCGCAACAGCTACGACCTGCGGAAGCAACAAGTGGATGCGCTCTCCAGCTCCATCAACCTTTCCACCAACCTGTTCCGCTCCGCACGCGCCGATTACATGGAAGTGCTGCTCACCCAGCGCGATGCGCTCGAAAGCAAGTTCGAATTGGTGGAAACCCAGAAGCAGCGCATGACCGCCGTGGTTGGCATGTACCATGCGCTGGGCGGAGGCTGGAGGTGA